One Neodiprion pinetum isolate iyNeoPine1 chromosome 1, iyNeoPine1.2, whole genome shotgun sequence genomic window carries:
- the LOC124214538 gene encoding serine/threonine-protein phosphatase 4 regulatory subunit 4 isoform X2 codes for MQQTLSNASSEFHMAASSTFKTILEQKLVNPTTFTQTFLQSILNSLDSRDPVVAHAWLETLLDVIELLPTEVIRHEILPMAISKGQLSQPISSRITCCKLLGKICTRFDTLLIKKEVLPTVHSLCQDVNSDVRACICLQLSFVAQGLGVESVKPALLPSLVELASDEESTVRHASVQTIVHLLPHFQQETIKGIIAPLIKKLCESALKSDDNVICVIAQEFGRLALGLERALTVNEKTWLIRYFQQLSQLGIPSMNKDMKQEFSFANKAANSPQTNERYVECRRQCAFNFPAICLFTLNTFEKLDIILPTFTDLTSDPYYMVRRTIACGIHEVGKVLGSQNGLIKNELIRLLKDDSEEVLQGLVPHLAQTFDLLTQSQTIGTDQTDGAILDVCRAILKCEVEIANTYNWRLSALILNQLEILPRCIPSDLINSHFTPMVFNRALNARPLPVRLAAGRLLLIFLRYNLKPMQRNELRNRIYTEFAHSSNCYTRMLYIRMMQEAMIIFSTTYFKENFYTTLLSITEDPVANIRMKVVSMLPQLKAMLRMSNDKRLLAMLEGNVRALMSLEKDRDVVYTLTNVIHKLDSIDVKQDGQHVKPAAKLTRQEIDDARKLEEEKKLTAMTSSKPVATTATVNQPTTTQRKPNASGLPKQISPTTPKPSTEASIGANRQRQGSLSLVDNPYKQSSQYSRIKQPSSSEPPSKQPSPKRDGGMAPITNKRMPDAKTSTSSNNLTSSWARLTSNSMLLTHPWETINHTSSNAGVSSVNFNYNFSGDNHNTDFKTACGCSESAEDISRSRYSLINSGEQEHKPIMRCCSCFDTNTEYLKLNVPLHHKHHGHPTSEFAKSFVLTHLKENKNELQDFLLTKGNHEVVKDKEPDFAALRALTNAAHYNSCWAFSSMPEIPVTLLDDEFLVDAGIRIPAQLSSSQSTSKIPNLQDIIYRNRREGSVDRSHRSSVNFDKGKSKRQSAEYEDCVKPKVLISDPMKVKRNLDDFEEGYSLGKMSGKSDEQISKEDLKTKRYSGSYAKTKFGYEPNQSKSSDEKPKRNSLYVDKEKSKLLQSKSTIDKNKRYSANYTSRLPDVKDVKHKFKRHSLEVTECTPMPRADRAIRRYSALDVNHNQGISKIPLRSNFVSGSRTAPATRASSPVRLCTKLYFNKSSGSEVQTSTRNKFLTRFSSSDEEVDKLCHKFSTCQTATSNRAESPRTRDSRLPVRLQKKKI; via the exons ATGCAGCAGACTCTGTCGAATGCTTCCTCAGAATTCCACATGGCTGCCTCGTCGACTTTCAAAACAATTCTCGAACAGAAATTGGTCAATCCTACGACCTTTACTCAAACATTTTTGCAGAGCATTCTAAACTCCCTGGACAGCAGGGATCCGG TGGTCGCTCATGCGTGGTTGGAAACCTTGTTAGATGTCATCGAATTACTACCTACAGAAGTCATACGGCACGAG ATCCTTCCTATGGCTATATCGAAAGGACAGTTATCTCAGCCAATTAGCTCTAGAATAACATGCTGCAAATTACTAGGAAAAATTTGTACCCGTTTTGACACACTTTT AATAAAAAAGGAGGTCCTGCCAACGGTGCATTCGCTCTGTCAAGATGTGAACAGTGATGTGCGAGCTTGTATCTGCTTGCAGCTGAGCTTTGTTGCTCAGGGTCTTGGTGTTGAATCTGTAAAGCCTGCGCTACTTCCATCACTAGTTGAACTTGCCAGCGATGAAGAAAGTACTGTGAGGCACGCTTCTGTCCAGACCATTGTACATTTATTACCTCATTTTCAACAAG AAACAATAAAGGGAATCATAGCACCCCTTATAAAAAAACTATGTGAAAGTGCACTGAAGTCTGACGATAATGTGATCTGTGTAATTGCCCAAGAATTTGGCAGGCTTGCTCTTGGCCTTGAGC GGGCCTTAACAGTCAATGAGAAAACTTGGCTGATAAGATATTTCCAACAACTTTCCCAGCTAGGCATTCCATCTATGAATAAGGATATGAAAcaagaattttcatttgccAATAAA GCAGCCAACAGTCCTCAGACCAACGAAAGGTATGTGGAATGCCGCCGTCAGTGTGCATTCAACTTTCCGGCCATATGTCTTTTCACATTAAATacctttgaaaaattggatatAATATTACCGACATTTACTGATTTGACTTCTGATCCGTATTACATGGTCCGGAGAACAATCGCTTGTGGAATTCATGAG GTTGGCAAAGTTCTGGGCTCGCAAAAtggattgataaaaaatgagctTATTAGATTGCTGAAGGATGACTCTGAAGAAGTTTTGCAAGGACTGGTGCCACATTTGGCTCAAACTTTTGATCTTTTGACTCAGAGTCAAACAATTGGGACTGATCAGACg GATGGAGCTATTTTGGATGTGTGTAGAGCAATTTTAAAATGTGAAGTCGAAATTGCTAATACCTACAACTGGAGACTTTCGGCTTTGATATTAAATCAGCTTGAGATTTTACCACGATGTATTCCaagtgatttaattaattcCCATTTCACTCCGATGGTGTTCAATAGAGCATTAAATGCG AGACCATTGCCAGTGCGTTTAGCTGCTGGCAGATTACTGCTGATATTTTTGAGATATAATCTAAAACCCATGCAACGAAATGAGCTTCGGAATAGAATTTATACAGAATTTGCACATAGTAGTAATTGCTATACTAGAATGTTGTACATACGGATGATGCAGGAAGCCATGATCATCTTCTCCACAACTTActttaaagaaaatttctatacCACACTATTGAGCATCACTGAAGATCCAGTTGCAAATATCAGAATGAAAGTGGTTTCAATGCTACCTCAGCTGAAAGCTATGTTACGAATGTCAAATGACAAAAGATTGTTGGCTATGCTAGAAGGCAACGTGCGGGCGTTGATGAGCCTTGAAAAAGATCGGGACGTTGTATATACATTGACTAATGTCATTCACAAATTAGACAGTATTGACGTTAAACAAGATGGTCAACACGTAAAG CCTGCAGCAAAATTAACTCGTCAAGAAATCGATGATGCGAGGAAGctagaggaagaaaaaaagctaACAGCAATGACTTCCTCTAAGCCAGTTGCGACAACTGCGACAGTAAATCAACCTACCACAACCCAGCGGAAGCCAAATGCATCCGGTCTTCCTAAACAAATATCCCCAA ctACTCCAAAGCCAAGTACAGAAGCATCCATTGGGGCAAATAGACAAAGACAAGGAAGTCTGTCATTGGTTGATAACCCATATAAACAGTC TTCCCAGTATTCAAGAATCAAACAGCCTAGTTCATCTGAGCCGCCAAGCAAACAACCATCTCCTAAAC GCGATGGAGGCATGGCTCCAATTACCAACAAGAGAATGCCAGACGCAAAAACAAG TACCTCTAGCAACAATCTCACTTCGAGCTGGGCTCGGCTTACCTCTAACAGCATGCTACTAACTCACCCTTGGGAAACTATCAACCACACAAGCTCTAACGCTGGTGTAAGCTCggttaattttaattataactTTTCCGGTGATAATCATAATACCGATTTTAAAACAGCATGCGGTTGCTCAGAGTCTGCGGAAGATATTTCTCGAAGTAGATACTCGTTAATAAATTCAGGCGAACAGGAACATAAACCAATTATGCGTTGCTGTTCTTGCTTTGACACTAATACGgagtatttgaaattaaacgtACCTCTGCATCACAAGCATCATGGGCACCCCACATCAGAGTTTGCTAAGTCCTTTGTACTAACGCAtctaaaagaaaataaaaacgagttGCAAGATTTTCTACTAACAAAGGGAAATCACGAGGTGGTTAAAGATAAGGAACCAGATTTTGCCGCTCTACGGGCCCTAACAAATGCAGCTCACTATAATTCTTGTTGGGCTTTTAGCTCAATGCCTGAAATTCCAGTCACTCTCCTTGATGACGAGTTTCTTGTTGATGCGGGGATTCGTATTCCAGCACAGTTATCGTCAAGCCAAAGTACATCAAAAATACCCAACTTACAGGACATTATTTATCGTAACAGAAGAGAGGGAAGTGTCGATAGATCGCATCGTAGCAGTGTTAATTTTGACAAAGGCAAATCTAAAAGGCAATCTGCTGAATATGAAGATTGTGTTAAACCGAAGGTACTAATTAGTGATCCAATGAAAGTAAAACGCAATTTAGACGATTTTGAAGAAGGTTACAGTCTTGGGAAAATGTCAGGCAAATCGGATGAACAAATTTCCAAAGAGGATTTGAAGACCAAAAGATATTCGGGATCATATGCAAAAACTAAATTTGGTTACGAGCCCAACCAGAGCAAATCTAGTGatgaaaaaccaaaaagaaaCTCACTGTACGTGGACAAGGAAAAGTCAAAGCTTTTACAATCTAAAAGCACGATTGATAAGAACAAACGCTATTCCGCTAATTATACCTCTCGATTACCGGATGTTAAAGACGTTAAACATAAATTTAAACGCCACAGCTTAGAAGTAACTGAATGTACTCCTATGCCACGCGCCGATCGCGCCATACGAAGGTATTCGGCACTGGATGTAAATCATAATCAAGGGATAAGTAAAATTCCTTTGAGAAGTAATTTTGTTTCGGGTAGCAGAACCGCACCAGCAACTAGAGCTTCTAGTCCTGTAAGATTATGTACcaaattatattttaacaAATCAAGTGGCAGCGAGGTTCAGACATCtacaagaaataaatttttaactagATTTAGCTCAAGTGACGAGGAAGTTGATAAACTTTGTCATAAATTCAGTACTTGTCAAACAGCTACCAGTAACAGGGCAGAAAGTCCCAGAACAAGGGATAGCAGATTGCCTGTGCGTcttcagaaaaagaaaatctga